The Drosophila biarmipes strain raj3 chromosome X, RU_DBia_V1.1, whole genome shotgun sequence genome includes the window TGGCAGTGCCCAGCAGTTCCCCCATTTCCGCTACCTAGCCTGCGCCTACTTCTTGACCATCGTGGTGTGGATCTGGATTTACATATGCCTCAAGTCGCGGGTGGTGAAGCGCAGGCCACGGCAGGGAAAGTACTTTTGGGACAGCGAGTGAGTTATTGGAATCTGTGTGCTTGGATACCATATTATAAGCAATGTACTCCCACAGTCCCGATAGCCAGTATGACCAGCATGTGTTGCACATTTCCCAGCCCAACGACCTCGAAAATACCTGGATATCAGAGAAGATACGTGTGGGAACCCTGGAACGTAACTACATAGAGTCCAAGGTTCTGCACGTAGAGCATTTGAGCGTGTTCTTCAACCTCAAGGCGGCCATAAAGCACATTGATTTTATGGTTAACCGGTAGGAGATGCTATATTACACAATATAGCCTTACCTTACTTCTAAATAATCCCCAACAGCTATCAGGTTTTGAGTGTTTTCGGGGCCAATGGATCGGGGAAGACAGTTCTGCTGAAAACCATTCTGGGAATTCACTCGCCCAGCTCGGGACGCATAATAAGCTCGAAGAAGGTTCCCCTGAAGTCGGAGAACCTGGAGGGCTGCAATCTAATAGGCTACGGTGCCCAGGAGGTTCAGGTCTTCCAGTGGCTGACCATATGGGAGACTGTACTCTTGATACTGCGTGTTAGGAGGTCGAATAGGAAAACCCTGAAGCAGGATGCCAGGACCCTGTGCCAAATTTTCGGTTTATTCAAGTATCGCTTTCAAAAGCTCTCGGTCTGCAGTCGGGGAACACTCAAGAGACTGAGCCTCGGCATGGCCCTGATCAGCGACGCCGAGCTCATCCTGCTGGACGATCCCTTCACCCACCTGGATGTGATGGCCCAGCGCAACGTGCTCCAAGTGATGCACGAGCTGTCCCGCCGCGGCCAATCGGTGATCTACACCTGCTCGGACACCCAGTTCTCAACCTCGGCCCTGCGAATGGCCGCCCTTAGCTATCCAGGGATCGCCGCCATAGGAGAGCGCCAGGAGATCCTGCAGAACTACTACACCTCGTACTATGTCGTGGAGACCCGCATCCACTTCCCCGAACTGGCGGGTCTCATCGAATTCGGTTCCCTATCGGGGGAATCCCAGGAGGAGCGGGAGTACGGAATGAAATCGGAGGAACCCCTCCGGTTCAAGCACCACGAGTACTCGACGGCCTGCAATGACAGCGAGGAGAGGTGGAAGTACCTGCAGCTGTGCCTGCTCATCGAGAAGGCGTTCCCCCATGCGATTATCAAGTGAGTGAGAGAGCCCCACAAGGAACGCTTCAAAGAACGCTTCAAAGAACGCTTCAGAGAACGCTTCAGAGAACGCTTCAAAGAACGCTTCAGAACACGCTTCAGAGAACGCTTCAGAGAACGCTTCAAAGAACGCTTCAAAGTATGCTTCATAGAGCGCTTCAGAGAACGCTTCAAAGAACGCTTCAGAACACGCTTCAGAGAACGCTTCAGAGAACGCTTCAAAGAACGCTTCAAAGTATGCTTCATAGAGCGCTTCAGAGAACGCTTCAGAGAACGCTTCAAAGAACGCTTTAGAGAACGCTTTAGAGAACGCTTTAGAGAACGCTTCAAAGAACGCTTCAAAGAACGCTTCAAAGTATGCTTCATAGAGCGCTTCAGAGAACGCTTCAGAGAACGCTTCAAAGAACGATTTAGAGAACGCTTTAGAGAACGCTTTAGAGAACGCTTTAGAGAACGCTTCAAAGAACGCTTCAGAGAACACATACTATTTGTAATCCTATTCTCTTAATTTCAGGACTGTCAGCTTGCCGAAGGCCTGCTTCTGGCTGTCCAGCCACATGTACTCCATGAGTCAGATTCTAAAAACCCTCGATCTTAACAAGCAGCATTTTTACTCATTTTCCATATCCCAGCCCTCAGTTGGTTCCACTTTCCTTACCATTAGTCCCCAGAAGGTACATAAGAAGTCATTTTCCTATTGAGGGTTTTTTGAAACCCAAATAAAGCTTCTTATAGAGTATTGTGATACAAAAAGAGTGTGGttttcttaataaaataatatagttgGTATCAAAACTGGAGTTGCCATAGgattattaaaaacatcacATCACATCGGTAGACTTTGGAGTCTGATGAAAGACTTTCCCTGCCAATTTCCTAATGGTTTCATTTCTGATAACACTAGTTCCGATGCACGCGCGAAAACTATTTGCTTTGGCCGTGTCTTCTTCAAAAAGCCGACGTTCCCCATGTAACTGTCTGCCAAAAACGATAAGAAGACGCCGTTGCCTATAAAAACGCTCGATGGCAACATTTTCTCGTTCTTGAAACTCAGACTCCAAGTCCGTTTTAGCAATATGAAAGTTGGTACGTTCGTTGGTTCTTCCTTTATAGAGGGGTTCCTAAGAAATCAATCGGAACGGAAAACATCAAGAatggattattttttttggagTGGATCGTTTTTATAAAGGGACATATATGTCCGATTcggattataataaaaaacgtaTTGCTGAAATCAAGAAGATTCTGATTCAAGTAATACCAATATGATAATATAGTGAAACCCCAAAAATATATGGATACTTTTAAGTTCAAAGCTAGAAATTGGAAACATTTTGGATAAAAATGAGAGTACGGGTATATAAAACTAGTCACAATCTTGTACTAACTCCATTTTTTCTGTGTTCTTGTGTATCTCCAGGCAATGTGACCCATCTAACGCTTGTGATCCTACTGTCCTCAGCGGTTCCCCTAGCTACAGCACTCAATACCATTTGTGAGAACCGGTTCAACGATCTGTCCTTCGCGGACCCCGCCAGTTGCTCCAGCTTCTATGTGTGCCAGCGAGGAAACGCCGTCCGGCGGGAGTGCTCCAATGGCCTGTACTTCGACCCCAAGATCCAGACCTGCAATCTGCCGGGACTCGTCAAGTGCTTCAACGGGGAGCGCGGAGTGGCCCTCCTGGGAGGAGGCACGCCCAACCAGACCCAGAAGGCGGTGGCAGCCACCACCGCTCGTCCACTGCAGACCACGACCCTCTGTCCCCCGACCACCACAACTGGCCACCACATAGAGACCACCAAGAAAGCGAAAATAGTATCTGCGACAACAAAGTCTCCAATCGAGGAAGCCGCAGGAGACCACAAAATCCGAATCGATGTGTTGAGATCTTCGCGGGACTGCCGTGGAGTGGACGACGGAGTGTACCTGACGGAC containing:
- the LOC108032989 gene encoding uncharacterized protein LOC108032989; this encodes MKVGNVTHLTLVILLSSAVPLATALNTICENRFNDLSFADPASCSSFYVCQRGNAVRRECSNGLYFDPKIQTCNLPGLVKCFNGERGVALLGGGTPNQTQKAVAATTARPLQTTTLCPPTTTTGHHIETTKKAKIVSATTKSPIEEAAGDHKIRIDVLRSSRDCRGVDDGVYLTDPRHCRRYYMCLRNRAKRHSCPPKQWFNRELLICQDQAEVLNCPSNRN